In Yamadazyma tenuis chromosome 7, complete sequence, the sequence CGGATTTATCCATAGTGAATTTGGAGGCCAAGCTTTCGAGATCCTCACGCTGTTCTAAAAGCTTCTCATTTAATAAATCcacttgttcttgaatttTGATCTTTTGATCCTCTATGGCGTGGATTCTTGAACTGATCTCATTCTTAAACTTTATTAGTTCAATCTTctcatccttcaagttcttgtcgAGGATTTCAGTCGGTTTGAATTCCTTTGACAAATCCCACACCAACTCGTTTAACTTAACTTCAAAATTGTGGTTGGTTAAGTTCTTGTACTGCATCTTATATATCAAAGTGTTGTAATGTTTGATAAAATTATCAAGACTTTCGTAGCTGCTTCTCAACTGAAGCTGCTTGGATTGCAACTGATCGGTGATTGCCTCGATCTTGTCGTTTGTTATATCTATGCTCTCGCTTAACGAGCTTCTTTCGTTGGTGAGCTTATTAATCTTCTCCACATCCAACCCTTTATTTCTTAGGTTTGTTTCATAGGTTTCAATCTCCTGGATCATGGCATTAGAGCTTTCTCGGCAGTTGTGTATTTCAGCTTCAATCCCTTGTAGTATTCTCTCCCAATCAGACTGCCTCGATTCAACTGTCTCTACGTAGGCCTTGAACTTTATAAGATCGTTTTCAAGGGCTCGGGACTTCTTCTCGCTGTTATCATAGACCTTCATCTTCTCGTTAAGCTGGCCAAACTCCAGTTGCAATGTAGTTGTTTCCAGTTTCTGGGAGTCAATTTCCTTCTGGAGCTTTTGGTTAAACTGTTCGAAATTGGTCTTAAACTCCTCAAATATATCTCCAAACTCATCATTATTATACCGAGAATAGCTGATAAACGTCTTTTTAATATAATCGTCGTATATGTCGTTCAACTGATCGTCGAAAGACTTACTGTTCTGATGGAGGGTGTTGATTTCGCTCAACTgcaagttcaacttgacgaGCCAATACAACATGGCAAGGAACGTGGGCCAGTAGCTACCACCAACTGCACTGATCTGAGACCGGTTGATTCCGTCGAGGTACGGAtagttcaacaacttcaagatggtGAACACTTCAGTTTCTATCGATTTGGTGAACTTATAAAAAGGGTCGATTTTGTTGTACAAGAACTGAAAGATCATGATGAAGTCCTTCTGTGTCGGCTGCTTAAGAGTCTTTGTAGTGAGTGGGTGATTCATCTCCACTTCAAACTTATTAAGTCGCA encodes:
- the NDC80 gene encoding kinetochore-associated Ndc80 complex subunit ndc80 (BUSCO:EOG092619RJ; COG:D; EggNog:ENOG503NUWD) — protein: MNNVNGILPFPSSLSRKPNKRLSMASATRSSLIHSGTLPSGFRGGLIDSITTSVPSSIKRKSLASTPASLKRRQSSVPSSSQQSQQREEYSQQTVFNSSINTHDSRPLRDKQYQTLIQGEVYEFLRLNKFEVEMNHPLTTKTLKQPTQKDFIMIFQFLYNKIDPFYKFTKSIETEVFTILKLLNYPYLDGINRSQISAVGGSYWPTFLAMLYWLVKLNLQLSEINTLHQNSKSFDDQLNDIYDDYIKKTFISYSRYNNDEFGDIFEEFKTNFEQFNQKLQKEIDSQKSETTTLQSEFGQLNEKMKVYDNSEKKSRALENDLIKFKAYVETVESRQSDWERILQGIEAEIHNCRESSNAMIQEIETYETNLRNKGLDVEKINKLTNERSSLSESIDITNDKIEAITDQLQSKQLQLRSSYESLDNFIKHYNTLIYKMQYKNLTNHNFEVKLNELVWDLSKEFKPTEILDKNLKDEKIELIKFKNEISSRIHAIEDQKIKIQEQVDLLNEKLLEQREDLESLASKFTMDKSGYDQLYNSISDKSTTYSTKIERLTREINAIKVDASSEYLAVMHQYNDVGIEAETLKGSLYRQKNSLHNQIQKIIENTINFKLNIQSNLQDLEELVLRELESDQTE